In Vicia villosa cultivar HV-30 ecotype Madison, WI linkage group LG7, Vvil1.0, whole genome shotgun sequence, the DNA window atatatatatatatatatatatatatatatatatatatatatatatatatatatatatatatatatatatatatatatatatatatatatatatagggtttaatggtgatgcactgacagtgtaaaaaagttttacactgtcatccaatggaAATATATCAATCTGCCATGTCatctcaaaaatttaaaaataacagtatgacttggtaggatacatggtcgtgattggttgacagtgtaaaacttttttacactgtcagtgcatcaccccttttcttttatatatatatatatatatatatatatatatatatatatatatatatatatatatatatatatatatatatatatatatgtgtgtgtgtgtgagagagagagagagagagatttatCGTGTGATATAGACTATAATAAAGTgtgttttcattattttatttactttaattaaaattcgtaatgaaaaaaatatatatatatttactacaCAAATAGAAATTCAAATATTTTCTACTTGGTCAAAAGGAAAATTTTAATAtcatttaaaaaggaaaaataaataatatatgatataagttcaaatttaatattcatattcaacatttcaaatttaaaaataatgaccttaattttaaataatatcatacattatttatttttcctttttcaatgATATTAAAATTTTCCCTTGACCATGTAGTAAATATTTGAATTTCTATTTgtacattaaatatattttaaaaaaatttatttcattatgaattttaatttaaataaataaaataataaaaaaacacttaaatatAGTCTTCATCATTGCTCAATTACATGtattggagtaaatataaccctccttttatatatatatatatgaaagtaAGATAAATTTGCACGCAAATCTGCAGATTTTGTTGCGTTAGTCACATTTTGTACAATACCAAAGTACATTAAAATTCCACAGGTAATTTCGTAGGAAATGTTTCTGTCAATTTTACTTTAGggattttatgatatttttaaaattttaacattaatataaatttttaactaaaagtttaacaaattttaatGTTTTCTAATAGTAATACGAGtagtttttgtttaaattttacaaaaaatattaatctttatttttttctattttattcattatttttatggtattttttaattagtttttaattttcaatccttactttttgaattttattcatttattagtgtttttaattagtttttaatttttaattcttattttttctattttattaattattttatgatgttttttatttaatttttaataaagtaaaaggtgtgaaaattttgatatatatttatattatagaatgtcaaaattaatcttccaattcataaaaaatatatcaagATAAAATTATCTAAGTCTATTTTATTGTCATAAATgtcataaattttaatttttttttacgttttttgtaaaaatttaaaatataagtttaTATACTTAATTCTtccaatttatattttaataaaaggcatgttattATTTTGTGACATTAACTCTAAAGATATGTTTTATAAATCTTTTGAGAACAAGTTAGtgcatataaattttattttacatatttttaagtaAATGTAATCATAATcaagtattatatatatatatatatatatatatatatatatatatatatatatatatatatatatatatatatatatatatatatgtatgtatgaatgtatcaaatgagaactttaattattatgaaaattgataacttttaataataaccatttgATTTAAAATCAATAATCTGCATTTTTATGATATGTATTTAAACTAGAATCTACctattaattattgtctcttAAAATTTGAGTGACATCCGAGACATTAATTTTAAATcgtatgattattattaaaaattctcAATTCTCATAATAACTAAAGTTTTCATTTGATACGTCTAttatgtcattatatatatatatatatatatatatatatatatatatatatatatatatatatatatatatataatgttttcATTAATGAATTTCACTTATTTATCTGTCAAATTtacaaaaattattcatatttttattttaaaaattaaatttataaaatttatattctACACAAAATTATTAATGATGTAATTATGTTATATTTCATATTAGTGACAACCAATCTTGAGAATACACAACCCAGTTAAAGAGATCTTATTTTCTAATTTAAATGCAAGAACATAAAgtaattcaaattattattaggTGGACAAAAtaacaaatacaataaagaaaaaCATCTCTAATgagaaacaaaagacaaaatttattaacttaaaaataaaagacaaaatttATTAAACGAAAAAGACATTAAATACCCATTCATCATTTAAAGGTGAAGCGACAAATCCAAACTCTCGTCATCTTTTTTATTGGCTTCATTAGTTTCAATTATTGAACGGTTAGGAATCACATTCTTTTCATCCTTGAAAATAAGTGACATTTTCTCTTGATTTGACACTTGTTCATAACAATCATCAAAGGAAACAAAACTCTTACCTTTCCTTTTCCAAGCCTCGATGTCTCTAATGTCAGACTCATAACTTTTAGGCTCTTTATCATGAAAAAGATTACACGAAATAGGACTTGTGATAGAAAGGTGTGGACGAGTGGTGAAAGGATGAAATATAGGAGGAGTTTTTATTATATGACGTGAAGGTGGAGTTGTGATCGGTATAACATCATCCTTCGTAACATTCAAGCTATTCAAGTTGATAGATATTCGGGGATTGAAATCATTAAACGTAGAAGAGTTATTCATACGACTAGAACCCTCGCCATAAGGATCAAATCGAAATTTCTTTGGATTATGAAAAGTTGGTCTTGTAGGATTTGAAAAATTGTTTGTAAAACCCTGGATACCAACACTATTGGGGGAtgaattttgaatggagtttgcaTGATAAGGAGTTATTTTGCGTGGACCTGCATATGGTTGTTGTTGAATTGAACTTGCATGATAAGGAGTTATTTTGTATGGACCCATATGTGGTTGTTTATTATTAGCAGTCATATGTGGTTGCTGATTAACAACAGTCACATATGGAAAATTGTTAAGGCTTGCAGGACGATGTTGGGATCTTTGCAGTATGCTTTGAGGTGTGGTAAAGAAACTGTTTTGTGATTGATGGATAATGGGAATTTGATTTTCTCGCTCATTTTGATTGCTACGGAGTGTGGTAAAGAGGCTATTTTGTGGATGATGGGTGATGGGGATTTGATTGTCACGCTCATTTTGGTTGTTTTGAAGTGTGATAAAGCGGCTATTTTGTGATTGATGGATAATGGGGATTTGATTGCCATACTCACTTTGGGTGTTACTGGGAGTGGTAAAGTGGCTATTTTGTGATTGATGGGTAATGGATATTTGATTGTGACGCTCATTTTGATTGTTACGGGGTGTGGTAAAGCAATTAGTATGTGATTGATGGATAGTGGGGATTTGGTTTTCATGCTCACTTTGATTGATATGGGGTGTGGTAGAGCGGTTATTTTGTGATTGATGCAAAATTGGGATTTGACTGACGCGCTCACTTTGAATGTCACGCTCATCACTAGGACGGGTACGTCCATTGTTTTGAGCAATTTCTCTACGATAAGCCCAATACTGACTCACCATTGCTATGAAAAATAATACTCTAGTAGATGCTAAAACAACTCAATGGAGCTAGTTGATTGTAAGAATAAAATTTCACACTCACAACCCTTATTTATAATGAAAAATGTTTTAATTAGTATATGAGGAAAGTAATATAAGAATATGACAGAGACGACCAGATACACATCCCGAGAGTTGGTCAgtgtaattttatatatataatattcaaaCACGTTGAATAGGTTAATAATTACCTTCTTAtgatatcaaaatattttttgaacaaaaaataaattaaagtttATATAAAGGTGAATGTATACTTATTCAACCTTGACTTAAATCTATAAAATGAAAagcaaaagaataaagaaaagaaaagatcatAAATAACTTtatcaaaatcatatttaaattttttatatgtaATATTACTTTTAAAAGTTACTTCTAGAATAAATGAATCTAGGTCTGTTAGGTATGGTCCAGATACCCTACATTCGATAAATCATACTTTCACACACTCAAGCGTAGCTGACCGTCTAATCAAGATTGGATGATTCTGATTTAAAGAAGATAATTTTGAGAAAATCAAATACGTGTTTTCTAAATTGTGCAATCAAGATCAAACGGTTAATAATATTTTCGAACCGTGAATGGGACAAAATTGTAATTGTATGTGATTCAATTTCCTAATACATAACATTGGGATCAATgagaaaaaaattcaatttgacACTATGTcatgaatttttataaaataaatattaaaagttcATAAATACATACTTCATAAGATGAATTCATTTTAacatatatttgttttaatttaacaaattctcaaaatatatgACTACATAACAAATTTATCTAAATATGTTTTTTAGATAGAAAAATGTTAATATACTACTGTTGTGttaatattttcttctttttcaagaTTTAAATCCTCTTTATTTAATGTGTGTCTAGAGTAACGAAGATAAAAGTTAATTCTTATAAAATTCAAAGACATTAAAATTATATGGCATAACTTTATAAATTTTAGACGTTAAAGTTATTAGCTTATATGGGAGAGGTTTCTATTTTCCTTCTATATGCTCGTTGTGCAGAGAGAATATTGAGACAACTCAACATATTTTCTTTCACTGCAAGTTTGTCAAAAATATCTGTAATTGGTTGCTGCATAAGCTTCAATATGCTGGCAAAATCAATTGTATGGTGGATTTCTCGGTGCTGATTCCATCTCGGTGGTCTCTGCAGGCGAAGGATGTGGCCCTTTCGTGTATATGCAATGTGCTTTATCAGGTCTGGCGTGCTAGAAACCTGAATCGTTTTGATGGAAAGATGTTGCACTAAATATCCTGCATTGGAAGTATTATTTCCAGGGCTAAACTTGTTGGTAACACCACTTAAAATTGTTCAAATAACAATATGGAAAGTTTCTCCATTCTAAAAGGATTTGATGTTTCAACTCTCCCTAGCAGGCCTGTGACAGGGTTGGAGGTTCTTTGGAATCCTCCTCCTAAAGGTTGGGTTAAGGTTAATATGGATGGCCTTGCTAGAGGTTCTCCTCCGTTGATTGCGTGTGGCGACATTTTTCACACTGAAGATGCTTCTCATGTGGGGAGCTTATGTGATTTCATGGTGGGAGGTGATGTTGCATTGGCAGAGTTATTGGCAACTATTGTTGCGATCGTAAAGGCGGGAATTTTGGGTTATGAGAAGTTGTGGATGGAATCTGATTGCAAGCTTTTCGTAAAAGCTTTCTCTGATTTAAATATAGTTCCTTGGAAGATTAGATCTCATTGGCTTCGCTGTATTGTGTATACTCGCACGATTGATTTTATGATCTCTCATGTCTTTAGGGAAGCCAATTTTTGTGTTGATTTCGTTGCAAACTTAGGATTGTCTATTTGTAGATTCGCTTGGTTTTCTTTTGTGCATTCTGTTTTAGTTAAGGATTACCTGTTATACAAGGAAGGTACCCCTAGGCTTAGGCTTTGCTCTTAAGAGGTCGGCTTGCCCCCCCTTGTGTATCTTGTTATCCTCTCTTtcttttaatgttatttttcagttttttttaaaaagtccACGATTAACCTTAGATATCAACTTCAACAACCACTATAGCGTCAATGTCAGCTCATATTAAAGGCTTGAAGCTAATGGGAATGTTAGTTTAAAACATGTGTTTAACCCTATAAACCTACTTTTAACAATCATTTTGGTGTTATATCGTCAGCTTAACTTAAAGGCTTAAAGGTAATAGTTGTGTCGGTTTTATTTGTGGCCGACACAAAATAATGTTGATTCAATCGACATGAAGCTAACACTATAATCAATTTTATGGTAATTACAAATTGTCGATTTGCCAACGCTAATTCAGGTAATTTAGCGTCAACTAACCCACGCTAAACTTCTTTCATATTATTTCAAACCCTAGATTTCATAGTGTACAATGAAAAAACtaataagaatgaaagtataGATATAACTAATATGAGTGTGAtgaaagttaaataaaattatcAGCCTATCTACATGATACCTTGTACTAGTATTGATAGAGATGGAGTGCAAAATCAATAGTTTACACTTTAAAGGATGTATCGATAGAGGTAGAATGTCATTGTGTTAGTTGGGCATGTACTTAGGAGACTATGTACTTGGTTGGTCGTGACTATCATGTATACTATATTCGACCTACATGTTACTAGTAGGATGTTAATGGGATGTGATGTTAGACTCGGTATGTGGCATGCACGGGTGTAAGGATCTTTACACTAACATCCCAACATATATGGGATTATTAGTATATGAAGTCATGTTATGACTTTCTACACATTGTATAATCCAAAATTAGACGTAAATCTCACACAATACTGGTAGGATTAGATATTCAGTGAT includes these proteins:
- the LOC131619755 gene encoding uncharacterized protein LOC131619755; this translates as MESFSILKGFDVSTLPSRPVTGLEVLWNPPPKGWVKVNMDGLARGSPPLIACGDIFHTEDASHVGSLCDFMVGGDVALAELLATIVAIVKAGILGYEKLWMESDCKLFVKAFSDLNIVPWKIRSHWLRCIVYTRTIDFMISHVFREANFCVDFVANLGLSICRFAWFSFVHSVLVKDYLLYKEGTPRLRLCS
- the LOC131619754 gene encoding uncharacterized protein LOC131619754, coding for MVSQYWAYRREIAQNNGRTRPSDERDIQSERVSQIPILHQSQNNRSTTPHINQSEHENQIPTIHQSHTNCFTTPRNNQNERHNQISITHQSQNSHFTTPSNTQSEYGNQIPIIHQSQNSRFITLQNNQNERDNQIPITHHPQNSLFTTLRSNQNERENQIPIIHQSQNSFFTTPQSILQRSQHRPASLNNFPYVTVVNQQPHMTANNKQPHMGPYKITPYHASSIQQQPYAGPRKITPYHANSIQNSSPNSVGIQGFTNNFSNPTRPTFHNPKKFRFDPYGEGSSRMNNSSTFNDFNPRISINLNSLNVTKDDVIPITTPPSRHIIKTPPIFHPFTTRPHLSITSPISCNLFHDKEPKSYESDIRDIEAWKRKGKSFVSFDDCYEQVSNQEKMSLIFKDEKNVIPNRSIIETNEANKKDDESLDLSLHL